One Pleurocapsa minor HA4230-MV1 DNA segment encodes these proteins:
- a CDS encoding bifunctional sterol desaturase/short chain dehydrogenase, translated as MIGSWVEGLAIALASVLWVELVRDLYHTLSHLWQPLYRLHVWHHKVFRPDLSVVSDTIYRQAHWYNDVPEALVMLILSILPWQFSQIWNITPQWAAWTGSVYTLSFLLGAIARGLGIPWVDELTDVTHRPGEFTSLPSRWLVNRPYHWRHHFDNQDAYFSGTLTVVDKLLGTALSLKHKRIAVTGASGTLGRALLTQLHLAGAKVIALTSSEMEIELEIAGEKIPIKTISWQAGQEAELLPQLEKVDILILNHGVNVHGQRDESAIAKSYEINTFSTLRLMELFFQTVKSDRDMIRKEVWVNTSEAEVNPAFSPLYELSKRAIGELVTMRRLDAPCMVRKLILGPFKSKLNPLGVMSPEWVAKQIVNLARRDIRNIIVTINPLTFILFPLKEFFTSTYFRFFSSATR; from the coding sequence ATGATCGGTAGTTGGGTTGAGGGGTTGGCGATCGCTTTAGCCTCAGTATTGTGGGTAGAGTTGGTCAGAGATTTATATCATACTTTATCTCATCTCTGGCAACCCTTATATCGTCTTCACGTCTGGCATCACAAAGTTTTTCGCCCCGATCTCTCAGTCGTCAGCGATACAATTTATCGTCAGGCTCATTGGTATAATGACGTACCAGAGGCTTTGGTAATGCTGATCTTGAGCATTCTTCCCTGGCAGTTTTCTCAGATCTGGAACATAACACCTCAGTGGGCAGCATGGACAGGTTCTGTTTATACTTTAAGCTTTTTGTTAGGCGCGATCGCCCGTGGACTTGGTATTCCCTGGGTGGATGAACTAACAGATGTGACCCATCGACCAGGAGAGTTTACCAGCCTACCTTCCCGCTGGCTAGTTAATCGTCCTTACCATTGGCGACACCATTTTGATAATCAAGATGCTTATTTTTCTGGAACATTGACGGTGGTAGATAAACTTTTAGGTACAGCATTGTCTCTTAAGCATAAACGCATTGCCGTTACGGGAGCATCAGGAACTTTGGGTAGAGCTTTATTAACTCAACTACACCTGGCGGGGGCAAAGGTAATCGCTTTAACTTCCTCTGAAATGGAAATCGAGCTAGAAATTGCGGGGGAGAAAATCCCCATCAAAACTATATCCTGGCAAGCTGGACAAGAAGCAGAATTACTCCCTCAGTTAGAAAAAGTTGATATTTTGATTTTAAATCATGGAGTTAATGTCCATGGTCAAAGGGATGAGAGTGCGATCGCCAAGTCCTATGAAATTAATACTTTTTCTACCTTGCGTTTGATGGAGTTATTTTTCCAAACCGTCAAAAGCGATCGCGACATGATTCGCAAAGAAGTCTGGGTCAATACTTCAGAAGCAGAAGTTAACCCTGCTTTTAGTCCCCTATATGAATTGAGTAAAAGAGCGATCGGCGAATTAGTAACCATGCGTCGTTTAGACGCTCCCTGTATGGTACGAAAGCTTATTCTAGGGCCTTTTAAGAGTAAGCTTAATCCTCTTGGCGTAATGTCCCCTGAATGGGTAGCAAAACAGATTGTTAATTTAGCCCGTCGAGATATACGTAATATAATCGTGACGATTAACCCCCTAACTTTTATCTTGTTTCCCTTGAAAGAATTTTTTACCTCTACCTATTTCCGCTTTTTTAGTTCAGCCACTCGATAA